In Thermofilum pendens Hrk 5, the sequence CAAAGCGATAGTCGACTTTGCGAGGCGAAGCCTTTGAACACTTTGAGCGACGTCGTTGAGAGACTGAAAAACAGGTTCAAAGTGTACGCAGTTATACTCTTCGGCTCGAGGGCTCGCGGCGACTGGAAGCCTTGGAGCGACTACGACCTTCTTGTAATAGGCGACTTCGATAAAGACTACCTAGATAGGATAGGAGAGGTTCTCGACGCGCTACGGGACGTCAGGCTCCCTGTGGAGCCCCACCCATACACTCTGAGTGAAGCCCTCGAAATGGTCGAGAAAGGTAACCCGCTAATAATCAGCGCCCTTGAAGAAGGGGTGGTGCTACACAGCACGGGCGAGTTCGAGAAACTGGTAAAAGCCTTCGAAGAGCTGAAGAAGAAAGGATTGGAGAAGACGAGAACCTCCTACAAGCTACACGCATAGAGCGCGCGGCGACAACGTAACCCGATAGCTGAAAGCCTACCGCCGGGCTCTTGTGCGAATCCT encodes:
- a CDS encoding nucleotidyltransferase domain-containing protein → MNTLSDVVERLKNRFKVYAVILFGSRARGDWKPWSDYDLLVIGDFDKDYLDRIGEVLDALRDVRLPVEPHPYTLSEALEMVEKGNPLIISALEEGVVLHSTGEFEKLVKAFEELKKKGLEKTRTSYKLHA